GATTAATATATTAGCATCTCTGTAATAGCTTCTGAGTTTTTTTGTTCATCTTTTTGGGCATAGGCAATGCTGTCAAAAAACGAGATTACTACTTGTTAGAATGGCATATAATGTAGTCAGCTTATAATCCCACTTTATAAGGTATTTACCTAATGTGCAGAACAAACTGACTGTAAAAAGGTAATTTTTTGAATATTTTCGGGTACGTTTAAATGTTCGTACCTGTTAAGACAATAGAATTTTTCCCAGTAACTGCATACTGATAGAGCCTTGTCCTCCTCCGCCTAGTTGGAAAACAAACCTTTTCGGGTATAAATTGTAAGTACTGTTAAACTGTTGATACGTTTTGCCATTTCCTTCGGCGATGACATAGACGACTCCATTATAATAGGCAATATGAAAAGTATCGTTTCTTATGGCCAATGTAGTGCCAGGTAACATTCCTATTCCCCCGCCATCGTAGTACTGGACTCCATAGAATACGCTATCCCCGTTGCCGATTAACCCGCATCTCCAAAAGTTAACGAAGTTGGCTCCATAGTTGGTTAATTGGTTATTTAAAGAAAATGAGGCCATAAAACCGGCATTCACTTCGGCGGTACTTATTAAATTATCCGAGTAATAGAGGGTGTTTTGCGATCCAGATGAAATGGCTGTGTCATTTACGGAAGAATCCCCTCCTGAAGCTTTCTGCCAGTTTGTTATCCCTGTAAACTGGCTGTAAGTTAATCCTTCTTTTACGATTAATTCCGGGGAGCTTGCGTTTGTCATACCATTATGGGTTACAAAAACCTGGTAATATCCTTCTGGCTTTGTTTTCCAGTTGATTCCAAAATTCAGGTTATTGGGGAAATTCTGCAGTACAGTGAAATTATCCACATCATATGTTTCAGGTTCTGGAAGATTTGTACCGTTTATATCCTTCATTCTTTTAATTTTGATATAGGCGTTTGGGGTAACATTATCCACAAATAGATTGACTCCTACGAGTGTTGTATATTGAATGAAGTTCTTTGTATTGTCAATAAAAGGAAGGAGTAGGACATCAATTCTTGGGGTTCCGGTAGAGAAGTTTTCCGTTGAGAGTTTGAGTCCATTTCTGAAGGTTGTTTTTTCGGCATCGGTTGCCAGAGAGGGAAAACGTAAGACGATATTTTTCCCGTTACTCCATGCCTCCTGGCCTGTTGAATCCTGGACCCTCATTCTAACAAAATTTGAATCGATAGATTTATCGGGCAAATTTTTGAGGTAATAATAGAATCCTGCTGTATTTAGGGTCCAGTTTGCTCCTAATGTGAGTCCGGCTCCAGGAACGGATGTCAATGCTGAATTGGCAACATTTTTTCCCAGATCACCGGCGAGCATTCTTCTGACATTATTATCCTGGTCAAGAATATAGGCATACTTAAAAACGGTATCAGGACCTGAAACAGTCTGTGTTGTTTTATCGAGTTTTCCATCAATGCCTTTTTCATCGACAAAGTTATCATTAAACTCATCCACTATATAATACAGCACGTCCCTGACTTTTTCGGCGGTAATTTCTCTGGCCTGATTGTCTTTGATGTTTAGGTTGATCTTATTTTTAATATTCGTTGTATCCATCTTAAAATCTTATATAAGGTGTTAGTGCTATGTTTTGCGGTCTTGTTTCATAGGTTCCTGCTTCCTGGGTTTCAGTATTTCTCCATTTAAAGTTATTTCCTCCGCCATTAAATCCCCCTCCCAGCAGTGCAAATCCATCATAGGGATGAACATCGGTAATGAGGTGTTTGTGCTTTTTTAAAGCATCTGCCTGGAAAGATCCGTCCTGAATGTTTGCTGAATTTCTGTCCAGGTCTATGCCCCTTCCAGCGTCTAATCCACGAATGAAAAGACCTCGTAAATCCGGCACCCTGAAAGTAGAAGTACCATTGCCTGAAGAAAAATATCCGCTGTTTAAACCACTGCCACTGAGCCACTGGGAGTCTGTAACGATCTTGGAATATTTGCTGACCATTTGCCAAAGTCTTGGGAAATCCGCTCGGTTAACAAGAGTGCCGTTTGCCGGGAGAGAGAAAGATTGCGGGGTATATCCATAGCGTACTTCGCCAATGTTTTCCAGATGAATATTTCCACTGGTCAGATAGAGTTTACCTCCGTAGAATGCTGCTGAAAAGCTTTCTCCGCCATGTAACCACAAATCTGTTTTAAACTCATCATCGGGAGTTGCTTCTATGGGGATTCCGGTTTCTATTTTTACGGCATTTCTGTTTGTCCCCAGTGCGGTGAAAGACATAACCTGGCCCTCAGTAATGCCTGAAGTATTTACTGTTACCACTTTGCCGCTGGCTGTAATATCCAAAACGACGTCTTTATCCACGATATCAGGCAAAGTCAATTGAATGCTCTGTGAAACCTGCTTGATGGTTAGAGATTTTCTTTTGCTGAAATGATCATAAAGATACTTCGTTCTATTGGCCAGCTGCTGAGCCTGTCGGTTGGCAATTCCTCCGGACTGGGGATCACCTCCCCGTACTACATCCGACTGTTCTATCTGATAGATGCTTTTTTCCCACTCTGCTGATTCCTGTAAAACTCCCATTTTAGTTAATTGTTATGGTCCAGATTCCTGTTAAAATAATTGCTGATGTCTTGAGTATTTCCGGTCTGGTTTTTCTTGAAAACATGACCAGATCTGCATTAAAAAGTCCCAGCTCTGTAATTTTGAGTCCGTTGGCCTCCCCAGCAGCTAAAGAAAAAGTAAATTGTACCTTACTCATGGAAGGGTAGGTAACGCTATCTATATTTTTATAGAACCCATTGACCAGGGCATTGTCTTGTGGGGAGGGATCGGCGAGGCCTTCACCAAAACCTACTTTGGAAATACTTTTCCCGGAAAGATCTCCGCCCAGTAGTTTGGCTACGTTGATGATTCCTCCGGAAACAATAAGATTATCACCGCTCATCCGCTCCAGGGTTTGTCGTGTTGCCGAATCTTTTACAATGATTTCCAGGGATCCTTTTGTTACTATATTTTCTTTCATATCAGCTTATTATGATTTCTAAAACATCATTATCGTTGTTGTAATTTTTTTCACCATTGTAGGTGTAGGTTCCATCGTATGTAAAGTCACCCCCTAAGAATACCGCGTCTTCACTTTCTATTCCGGGAGCTTCGTAGCTGTCATCTTTTATTGTAAGATCCTCATCGAAATCGAGTTTAAATTCAAATCCCATGAGATGTGAGCGTTCATTCTTATAGGCTTTGACCATGGCCAGAGCATCTTCAATACGCTGTGGATCTACAGCATTCTGTCCAATACCCAGTTCAATGGTAAATCCTGCCCAGTGGTTTACATGCTCTGTAATGGTTGCATCGGGAAATCCGACTGTTCTCAGGGCTTCTTTGATGGCCCAGAGCGTCCCTTTATACCTGTGAAGCTCAATTCCTCTTTTGATAAGGTCTCTTTTCTTTTCGGTGGTGTCTGCGAGTTTCCATCCATTGTAGCCCATGAGATCAAACTGAATCGCTAATGTTCTTAGGACTGATTCCGGTACGGAATCAATCATATATACGAGCAGAGTATCTAGCTCTATGGCATTAAAACGCTTTTTGGCCAAAAGGTCAAAAGCGATAATATGGGGTTGCTGCAAGCTCTCGGGCAGGAGATTATTCATCGCTATATCCTGTTACTTTAACATTGACCCCCGAGCATAGGGCCACCTGATCTTCACCGACAAGGATTGTCGATAAAGGTGAATTTACCTTAACCTCATACACAGAATCTACTTTCATGGCTTCTCCTATAATTTTTTCGATAACCACGTCAAGTCCTGTTTTCATCTTCCTGCTGCTGGCATAATTGATGAGTTTATCATGTACCATAGCGATAACTTCCGAACTTAAAGCCCCTGTGATTAATGTGAGATCAACATCAATCTGGTAACTTTTAGCGGTAGGGGGCAGTACGATAACTGTGTCTGTGAGGGGCCGTACTTTTTCATCGTTACATGCCATCTTTACTTCATCTAAAATGCCCTGGCTGGGTAATTCTCCATCTTTCATTAATGGATAAATATTAACCTGTCCCGGAACAGGGGAGGTGATTCCTACATCCATAATTGCCGCATTGGCGCTGCGTGCAAAAAAAGCATACGCTCCGCGGCTTCCCGCATTGCTGAATGATTGTGGGGCCAGCATAATACGCTGGCGCAAAGCTTCGTCCGATTCTTCATTACTTCCTCCTGTGGAGGTATTGATATTAGTGACAGAATACAGATAAGGCTGAGGGTCCAATATGATTGATATTTCCCCGGGATTCAATCCATTAGCCTGTGCGCCGTTATTCACACTGACAAGTGATGCTGTTTTTTCATCTTCATCAGCCTGAAGGATGACATCCTCCATGAGAGCAAATACCTCCCCGGTATTATTAGACTGAATTCTGATGCCCTTTGGTATGGTGAGAACTCCGTGTCCTGGCGTACATTTCATTTTTACCTGAACGAAAGCCTTAGAAGGTGGAAGTCTTTTTACGCCGACCAGATCTCCCAGGAAATCTAAAAAGGGAGCAGAGCTGAAGGCGACCAGATTCTGTGTTGCGGCGTTTTGGATCTGTGTTCTTAATAATACTTCACGATAGGCCAAGGCATTAATCAGCAATTGTTCTACCTGTCCGGGATAAAGGGTCTGCCCGGTCATCTGCTCGTAGTCCGATTTTATCTCGCGGATAATGGTTTCAGGGTCTATATCTATAAATTCAGGTGCTTCCATTATATTTCAAAGTCTTCATTAAAATCAGAGCTAAAAGCCCCTTTTGTTAATAGGTTAATTTCTAACGTATAGCCATCTAAAGGCTCACTTGCTATGAGCACTAAATAATTGTCTTTCAAGATCCACTTCCCATAGTCTTTGTATTGCTGACTTACGAAATTCAACGCTTCATTTTCTGTCTCAAAACCTTCTGATGGCCATGGCGATATTCTTTTCCCCTCTTTCTTTAATACAACATTGTAATTCATAAGATCGTATCTCTCTGGAAATGGTGCGTGTAATTCACCAGTAACACTTGTGATGGCTAGTTTACCGGATGCTCCTAATTGGGTATTGATATACACAATCACCTTGTTTTCCTGGATGAGTAGATACCAATTGCCAAAATTTCCCCAAAATTGATGAACCCATTTCATCATTTCATTAATAGACAGGAAACCATTTTGTGGACTCGCTGGAGTAACCTCCCCACCCTCTAAAGACATCTCAATGAAATACAGGAATGCATCAGGCAGGTAGGAAGCGGAAAGAGCCAAAGGCGTGGTGTCCTGTTTCAGGGAATACTGAAAGGTACCCGTGTAATTCTCTCCGGTTTTGTAGATAATACCCAAAATAACATTGCTTTTACCCTCTGTTGTATCCAGCTCATGAAGAATTTTTTCAATGGTTATCCTGGGTTCATATGATTGCAGGGCCTGAATGATTTCTCTTTTCATGTTGGGAATTGATGCTGATAGGGGTTTATCGAGCCATTTCCAGATATCACTTCCAAAATCCGGTCTCAGGGGATCTTCGCCTTTGCGTGTACTGAGAATAAGAGCAATACACTGCTGAATATCATCATATCCGGTGACCACCTTACCTGTATTGTTAAGGTCTAACTGCCAGTTTTTTGTAGGGATATCGCTTACTTGCATAGGACAAACTTAATGCCTTGTTGTGGGAAAATTTTTGCTGAATATTTGCCTTTATGAGATGGTTCCTGTCCCTTCCCCTGAGGTGGATCCAGAGCCACCGGAGGTTGTTACCGGAATTCCGGCAGCAACTGTTACCGTAGCGCTCTTAACAAATGCATCAATAGCCTCTGAGAGTCTTTGGGCAAATTCTTCTTTGCTGTCCGTTTCTTTGCTTTCCATATCAGATAGAATGGCTTTAATTTCGGTTTTTAATGTATTTTTATCTAATGGCATCAGGATAGTATTTTTTCGTATTTCTGTTCGAACTGGTTTAATCGCTCTATGGTATCGGGCAGGAGTCCTACGCTGGGTCCTGAGGATGTTTTGACTTTGAGGTTTTCAATGAGTATTTTTAAGTCCTCAAACAATTCCTTAAAACTAACTTCCGGATTGCTGATCTTGAATTTCCCGCTTGCTTTATCAATTTCCAGTCTAAATTTACCATCGTTCATTTCTGTGATGAGCTTATCTTCACGGGCTCCTTGTGGCGGCTTATCTTTTCGGGAATAGATGGCCCCTCCCACGACTCCGAATTCACAGTTTTCATCCATCAGGCACCATACCTGCTCATTGATTGAAAATGGGAATGTGTATTTGTCCTTTTTTGAAGCCGGTACAGATACCGGCAGGGGATTGCTGACGATCTGATCGCTGGCAAAGTTCACTCTGACACACCCTTTAGCGTGGTCTATTTCTGTTATAAATCCGAATTTTAGCATTGTGGTGGTCAATTTTTTAAGGATTCTCCAGTTGGCTTTATCATTAAAACTTACTGGCTGCTGTCTTTTTTATTTTTTTCGGGGTATTTCTTTCGGTCTGTTTTTCTAGCTCCTCCTTACCTCCTACCTTATAGATCTCTGCATCTACCAGCCAGCCGCTGGTACTGCTCAAGGTATGAGAAGCACTTTTGATCAGATAATCCCCGGAAAGTCTTCCCAGGCGATGCAGGGAAATGATATTGCCACTTATTAGAACCACAGATCCGGGAAGGGAAATATTTCCTGATTGCTGCATTTTATTAGCTTCCCGGAGGGCTGATTTTGTCATCTGCTGTGCCTGCTCGATACTATCTACGCTCTGTTCTAAATGCAGGATATCATCAGCATTGGGAAGTCCTCCCTCAGAGGTCTTATACTCAATAATGGATCCTGCTTCCGGATTGTGAAATCGGATAGATGCGGAGCTATAGGTGCCAAAAGTTCTATCCGTTAAAGAGAAGCTGATTAGATCCGTTTTATCGAAATAGGCTACGGCCTGTTTACCCTCCAATTCTTCGTTTTTAATAAAAATTAAATTCTGATCCCTGACATTGAAGGTATAGCCGTATCTGGAAGCGAGTTTTTTGAGCGTGGTCAGATTGCCTTTTTTCTGCTGCACGAGCCTTTCTACTGTTATATTACTGATAGAGCCAATGACTTTCAATCCTAGATCTGCTGCGATGGTATGCACGATCTGAGAAAGGGTTTTCTTTTCGTGAACATGGCTTTTTAGGGTTCTTTTCTGTCCCTGTTTAAATCCGGCTGCGATACAGCGTATATTGACTGCATCGGGGCTGCCGTACAATTCAATCTCATCAATTTCAAAGATTCCGCAATCTAAGACCTCAGCTCCTAAAATTCCGATTTGAGCGGTAATTGTGGCTCCTTTCTCCGGATACCACTCAGATTGCCATTTACCCTGTGAATCTTCCAGGGTTATATCCAGTGTATCAGCTTCTGACATATGATCGGTATACCCCAAAGACATGAGGCTTTTGCTTACATCTGCGGTAATGTTTTTACCATTATAGAGTACTTTGATGTATATCTGATCTATTGTTTCCATGGCGGTAATTGGTCTTTATCGGCTTTGAGGTTGTAACTTTCCAATACTGGAACCTCCAGCACTGTACCTGCTTTTAGTCTTTCAGAAATGGGCACCTGGGGATTAGCAGAAATTAATCGTGGAATTTCTCTCACGGTTCCATACATTTTCCAGGAAATGGAATCCCATCTCTCTCCATCTTGCGTGATATATTGAATCGTATCGGCCATTATATTTTTCTTAGAATAATATCATTAGTGAATACGGTAGAAGCGGTATTAACCGCCCTGATTCCGTTCTTTACATTCAAAACAGAAACTTTTACCTCTTCTGGTTTAAAAGGCTCTTTCATTAAACTTTTACCCTCTGTGAGCTGAGCCATAGAGTGGTTAAGGGCTGAAATAATACCGGCTGCATTATGGATCTGCTGCTGGGTTTTGGAAATAGCATCTATTGCTTTGGTCATGCTGTTTTGAGCTTCTTCCACCGTTTTTTTCACGGGGTCAAATAAAGACGCGGGATTGTCCACTTGGAGGGTTTGATTGGCGGCCTCAGCGGCCTCCCATGCTTTTAACTGGGCATCCATGAGTGCTTTATGGGCCTGTGCTTCTGATGTTCTGGGTTGTGGGGGGAGCTTATTGATCTGCTCTTTATCTCCAACAGCCCGTGCATTTTTCCTTGCATTGATTTTTTTCTTATCAGCATCAGGGACAACTTCTAAGAGAGACAGCGAAACCTGGATCTCAATAGGGGAGCCATCGCTGAAAGTCTGCGAGATGGTCTTCGCTGCGGATTTGAGTACAAAATCGTTGATATACTCCCCATTGCCTAATATCAGCGGTAATATTTCTCCTGTGCTTTTCCAGGTTTCAAAATCCTGTAATTCCTGATTGATATTACAGAAGTCGGCTCTTAAGGTGAGCTGTAGGGATAATTCTTCCAGGGTTTCACTCCCCAACTCAAGCCTTGGCTTGGAGCCTATCAAATCATACTGGGAGAGTACGGCCTCGTTTCCGGAATAAGACCAGCTTTCCGGGGCGTAAAGCCCTGAAAATTCTTTATTGCCTAATTGAAATATCATGCGAATCCTTTTCTTTTTTGTCCGTGACTGTAGTCTGCCATTTGCTTTTCAAAATCTCTACGCATCTGAGCGGTGAGTTTTTGTTGGGTGATCTGATCCATACTGCCGCTTATGTTAATCACCGGCGCGAAGCTCATGCTGCTGTTTAGATTTCGGGCATACGATTTGGGTTGAGGGAGCGCTTTAGTGCCTCCCACATGATTAATTGTTGCGTCCAGAGAATTTTTTGAGGCGTAATCAAGAGCGGAACGGGTACTGCTCACGGCTCCTTGCAGGCCACTTAATATCTTACTGATTAATTGTCCTATCGCAGAATTTTTTATCCAGCCGATCGCTTTAGCGAATATCTCTTTGACCTTGTCCCATAACTTCTGGAAAAAAGCAGTAATGGGAGACCAGTGTTTGTAGATCAGCCCCTGCGGAGTGAAATTCAAAAATAAAAATTGAATCCCTTCCAGTCCTTTATTAAAGAGTTCTTTTAGAGTGCCCCAGAGTGAGGAGAACCATCCTTTTATCTTATCCCAATGTTTATAGATCAGTCCTGCAGGGGTGAATTTGATCAGAAGAGCGGATATGAGTTTAATATAGGAACGGAAAACAGCGGCTACCTTGGTCCATAATTTAGAAAACCAGGTGGAAATCTTATCCCAGTTTTTATAAATAAGATAGGCTGCTGCTGCAATGGCGGTCAGTGCGAGTATCCAGGGATTTGCGATGAGTAATTTTGACACGGTGGAAAAAGCGATCCCAATAACCCTGAATGCTTTTCCCAGACCCATAGCGGCTTTTATGGCGGCGGGGCCTATACTGGTAAAAACTCTGCCCACTACTGTGAAAGTTTTACCGATGTGCGGTCCTATTGTTGAGGAAAACTTAGAAATGGCACTTAGTGCCTTACTTCCGCCAGTGATAAATTTTCCTATCGTGGTGATCGTACTTCCAAGTCCAAATTGTAAGGCGCCGACTCCTATCTTTAGAGCGGCAATGGCTGCAATGATTTTTACAATACCCTCCACTAATTTAGGATTTTCTGTTATCCATTTAGAAAGGTTGTCTATGAGTGGTTTTGCAGCCTGAGCCAGCTTCATCAGGGAGGGTAATAAGGCGCCTCCTATTTTAATACCGGCATTGATGGTTTGCTGTTTTAGGATTTCCAATTGTGCACCTGTTGTTTTTAAGCGGTTCTGGGCTTCATT
The nucleotide sequence above comes from Chryseobacterium sp. 7. Encoded proteins:
- a CDS encoding phage tail protein is translated as MGVLQESAEWEKSIYQIEQSDVVRGGDPQSGGIANRQAQQLANRTKYLYDHFSKRKSLTIKQVSQSIQLTLPDIVDKDVVLDITASGKVVTVNTSGITEGQVMSFTALGTNRNAVKIETGIPIEATPDDEFKTDLWLHGGESFSAAFYGGKLYLTSGNIHLENIGEVRYGYTPQSFSLPANGTLVNRADFPRLWQMVSKYSKIVTDSQWLSGSGLNSGYFSSGNGTSTFRVPDLRGLFIRGLDAGRGIDLDRNSANIQDGSFQADALKKHKHLITDVHPYDGFALLGGGFNGGGNNFKWRNTETQEAGTYETRPQNIALTPYIRF
- a CDS encoding phage tail protein, producing MNNLLPESLQQPHIIAFDLLAKKRFNAIELDTLLVYMIDSVPESVLRTLAIQFDLMGYNGWKLADTTEKKRDLIKRGIELHRYKGTLWAIKEALRTVGFPDATITEHVNHWAGFTIELGIGQNAVDPQRIEDALAMVKAYKNERSHLMGFEFKLDFDEDLTIKDDSYEAPGIESEDAVFLGGDFTYDGTYTYNGEKNYNNDNDVLEIIIS
- a CDS encoding baseplate J/gp47 family protein, which produces MEAPEFIDIDPETIIREIKSDYEQMTGQTLYPGQVEQLLINALAYREVLLRTQIQNAATQNLVAFSSAPFLDFLGDLVGVKRLPPSKAFVQVKMKCTPGHGVLTIPKGIRIQSNNTGEVFALMEDVILQADEDEKTASLVSVNNGAQANGLNPGEISIILDPQPYLYSVTNINTSTGGSNEESDEALRQRIMLAPQSFSNAGSRGAYAFFARSANAAIMDVGITSPVPGQVNIYPLMKDGELPSQGILDEVKMACNDEKVRPLTDTVIVLPPTAKSYQIDVDLTLITGALSSEVIAMVHDKLINYASSRKMKTGLDVVIEKIIGEAMKVDSVYEVKVNSPLSTILVGEDQVALCSGVNVKVTGYSDE
- a CDS encoding GPW/gp25 family protein, whose protein sequence is MQVSDIPTKNWQLDLNNTGKVVTGYDDIQQCIALILSTRKGEDPLRPDFGSDIWKWLDKPLSASIPNMKREIIQALQSYEPRITIEKILHELDTTEGKSNVILGIIYKTGENYTGTFQYSLKQDTTPLALSASYLPDAFLYFIEMSLEGGEVTPASPQNGFLSINEMMKWVHQFWGNFGNWYLLIQENKVIVYINTQLGASGKLAITSVTGELHAPFPERYDLMNYNVVLKKEGKRISPWPSEGFETENEALNFVSQQYKDYGKWILKDNYLVLIASEPLDGYTLEINLLTKGAFSSDFNEDFEI
- a CDS encoding phage late control D family protein, translating into METIDQIYIKVLYNGKNITADVSKSLMSLGYTDHMSEADTLDITLEDSQGKWQSEWYPEKGATITAQIGILGAEVLDCGIFEIDEIELYGSPDAVNIRCIAAGFKQGQKRTLKSHVHEKKTLSQIVHTIAADLGLKVIGSISNITVERLVQQKKGNLTTLKKLASRYGYTFNVRDQNLIFIKNEELEGKQAVAYFDKTDLISFSLTDRTFGTYSSASIRFHNPEAGSIIEYKTSEGGLPNADDILHLEQSVDSIEQAQQMTKSALREANKMQQSGNISLPGSVVLISGNIISLHRLGRLSGDYLIKSASHTLSSTSGWLVDAEIYKVGGKEELEKQTERNTPKKIKKTAASKF
- a CDS encoding tail protein X; this translates as MADTIQYITQDGERWDSISWKMYGTVREIPRLISANPQVPISERLKAGTVLEVPVLESYNLKADKDQLPPWKQ
- a CDS encoding phage tail protein, with amino-acid sequence MIFQLGNKEFSGLYAPESWSYSGNEAVLSQYDLIGSKPRLELGSETLEELSLQLTLRADFCNINQELQDFETWKSTGEILPLILGNGEYINDFVLKSAAKTISQTFSDGSPIEIQVSLSLLEVVPDADKKKINARKNARAVGDKEQINKLPPQPRTSEAQAHKALMDAQLKAWEAAEAANQTLQVDNPASLFDPVKKTVEEAQNSMTKAIDAISKTQQQIHNAAGIISALNHSMAQLTEGKSLMKEPFKPEEVKVSVLNVKNGIRAVNTASTVFTNDIILRKI
- a CDS encoding phage tail tape measure protein, whose product is MNHAATAVTLLLRADISGAESAIRQLDRSFSGTLSRINAQGQSLINKGKKMQEAGLSNMAGGAAMLAPLGLAVKQAIELESKIADVAKVTNDDFGSKGFTELTNNAIAVSNLYGGAATSVAELMAELAAGGVAKKEIDGVARSASKISFAFDMAAGEAAKGYMVIKNAMGITLKETDAVMDAMNAATNKFGGKASNLVTFMAKGGASVASTLKVSGTHMQAFGNALQVVGQSGEESATIMKRFQKAIIGNKELSAMFVKAGGGAKGLIAILEKAKASGNAFSWLNKRDVGEYSNAVAQLAANMDTATGVRNQLNFLSKNSNVTGSVQNEAQNRLKTTGAQLEILKQQTINAGIKIGGALLPSLMKLAQAAKPLIDNLSKWITENPKLVEGIVKIIAAIAALKIGVGALQFGLGSTITTIGKFITGGSKALSAISKFSSTIGPHIGKTFTVVGRVFTSIGPAAIKAAMGLGKAFRVIGIAFSTVSKLLIANPWILALTAIAAAAYLIYKNWDKISTWFSKLWTKVAAVFRSYIKLISALLIKFTPAGLIYKHWDKIKGWFSSLWGTLKELFNKGLEGIQFLFLNFTPQGLIYKHWSPITAFFQKLWDKVKEIFAKAIGWIKNSAIGQLISKILSGLQGAVSSTRSALDYASKNSLDATINHVGGTKALPQPKSYARNLNSSMSFAPVINISGSMDQITQQKLTAQMRRDFEKQMADYSHGQKRKGFA